Proteins encoded in a region of the Zea mays cultivar B73 chromosome 4, Zm-B73-REFERENCE-NAM-5.0, whole genome shotgun sequence genome:
- the LOC100280388 gene encoding SKP1-like protein 1 isoform X1: protein MFRIYPPDHPPRRYPQYIPTLRLLSGAARVPSSIRSAECTPPFPTPIESMAAEGEKKMITLKSSDGEEFEVEEAVAMESQTIRHMIEDDCADNGIPLPNVNSKILSKVIEYCNKHVHAAAAAAAASKAGSDDVGAASANSTAASGEDLKNWDADFVKVDQATLFDLILAANYLNIKGLLDLTCQTVADMIKGKTPEEIRKTFNIKNDFTPEEEEEIRRENQWAFE from the exons ATGTTCCGTATATACCCACCCGACCACCCACCCCGCCGCTATCCCCAATATATCCCCACTCTTCGCCTCCTTTCTGGAGCAGCTAGGGTTCCGTCCTCGATCCGATCCGCCGAGTGCACACCACCTTTCCCCACTCCGATCGAATCGATGGCCGCCGAGGGCGAGAAGAAGATGATAACCCTCAAAAGCTCCGATGGCGAGGAGTTCGAGGTGGAAGAGGCGGTGGCGATGGAGTCGCAGACCATCCGCCACATGATCGAGGATGACTGCGCCGACAACGGTATCCCTCTTCCTAACGTCAACTCCAAGATCCTATCCAAGGTAATCGAGTACTGCAACAAGCACGTacatgccgccgccgccgccgccgccgcctcgaaGGCCGGTTCCGACGACGTGGGTGCCGCCTCCGCCAACAGCACCGCCGCCTCCGGTGAGGACCTCAAGAACTGGGATGCGGACTTCGTCAAGGTCGACCAGGCCACGCTTTTCGACCTCATCTTG GCTGCAAACTATCTGAACATCAAGGGTCTGCTCGACCTGACCTGTCAGACTGTTGCTGACATGATCAAGGGCAAGACACCAGAAGAGATTCGCAAGACCTTCAACATCAAGAATGACTTCACCCCTGAGGAGGAAGAGGAGATCCGCAGGGAGAACCAGTGGGCCTTCGAGTAA